In Gemmatimonadota bacterium, the sequence GGCGATCAGCACGGTGATCGTCGCCGGGGCCCCCTGCCCGCTGGCCCGCACGGCGTATTCGGAGAAGGGGTGCAGCGTCACCACGGTCACCAGGAACACGATGGTGAGCGCGGCCAGCAGGATCTCGAGCGCGATCTCGTTGGGCGTCTTCTGGCGCTGGGCGGCCTCGATCATGCCGATCATCCGGTCGAGGAACGACTCGCCCGGGTTGGCGCTCACCCGCACCACGATCCAGTCGGACAGGACCCGGGTGCCGCCGGTCACCGCGCTGCGGTCCCCGCCGCTCTCGCGGATGACCGGGGCGCTCTCGCCGGTGATCGCGCTCTCGTCCACCGAGGCCACGCCCTCGATCACCTCGCCATCGCCCGGGACCAGCGTTCCGGCGTGGACCAGGACGATGTCGCCCTTGCGGAGCGTGCTGGCGGGCACGTTGGCAAAGTCGCTCTTGACGGCCGGATCCCGGAGCTTCTTCGCGTTGACGTCGGCGCGGGCCTTGCGCAGCGTGTCCGCCTGGGCGCGGCCGCGCCCCTCCGCCATGGCCTCGGCGAAGTTGGCGAACAGCACGGTCAGCCAGAGCCAGGCCGCGATGGCCAGGATGAAGCCGGCACGCTCCGCGAGGTGACCGGACGCCGCCAGGATGCCGAGGATGGTGGTCAGGAGGCTCCCGACCCAGACCACGAACATCACCGGGTTCCGGAGCAGGTGCAGCGGGTTGAGCTTCCGGACGCTGGCCAGGATGGCCCAGCGCGTGATGGCCGGATCGAAGAGGGGCCGCGCGGCCGCAGTCGACGACATGGACTTACCTCGCGTGGAGCTGCAGGTGCTCGACGACCGGGCCGAGCGCCAGGCCGGGGAGGTGGGTCAGGGCGCCCACCAGGACGATCGTCCCGATCAGCAGCAGCACGAAGTGCGGCGTGTGCGTCGGGAGCGTGCCGACGCCGACCGGGACCTTCTTCTTTCGCGCCAGCGAACCGGCCACCGCCAGCGTGGGCACCAGCACCCCGAACCGGCCGAGCCACATGGCCACCCCACCCAGCACGGTGTAGAAGGTGCTCCCGGCCCCCAGGCCGCCGAACGCGCTGCCGTTGTTGTTGGACATGGAGCTGAACGCGTACAGCACCTCGGAGAACCCGTGCGGGCCCGGGTTGAACACCCCGGCCCGTCCCGCGCCCGTGGCCACGGCCACGGCGGTGCAGGCCAGCACCAGGAGGTTGGGCACCAGGATGGCGAGGCTTGCCATCTTCATCTCGTACGCCTCGATCTTCTTGCCCAGGTACTCGGGCGTGCGGCCCACCATGAGGCCGGCGATGAACACCGTGACGATGGCGAACAGCAGCATCCCGTAGAGCCCCGAGCCCACCCCGCCGTAGATGATCTCGCCCAGCTGCATCAGCAAGAGCGGCATGAGGCCGCCCAGCGGCGTGAAGGAATCGTGCATGGCGTTCACCGAGCCGTTCGAGGCCGCGGTGGTGGCCACCGCCCACAGCGCGGACCCGGTGACGCCGAAGCGGACCTCCTTCCCTTCCATGTTGCCGCCCGCCTGCAGCGGCGTGGCCCCCTGGTCGGCGCCCAGCGCCACCAGCGGCGGGGAGGAGGACTGCTCCGCCAGCACGGTGGGCACCAGCAGCACCACGAAGACCAGCGTCATCGCGGCGAGCAGGGTCCAGCCCTGCCGGGGGTCCCGGATCAGGCGGCCGAAGGTGTAGCAGAGCGCCGCCGGGATGAGCAGGATGGACAGCACCTGGAGGAAGTCGCTGAACGGCGTGGGGTTCTCGAAGGGATGCGCCGAATTGACGTTGAAGAAGCCGCCGCCGTTGGTGCCCAGCTGCTTGATGGCGACCTGCGACGCCGCCGGGCCCAGCGGGAGCACCTGGGTGGTGACGCGCGCCGTGTCGGGCCCCATGGCCTCGACCAGGGTCGCGGACTGGTACGGCGCGAAGCTCTGGACCACCCCCTGCGACACCAGCGACAGCGCCAGCACCACCGACAGCGGCAGCAGGATGTACACGGTGCCGCGCACCAGGTCGGCCCAGAAGCTGCCCAGCTGGCTGGTCTCGTGCCGCGCGATGCCGCGCGCCAGCGCCACCAGCACCGCCATGCCCGCGGCCGCCGAGACGAAGTTCTGCACCGTCAGGCCGAGCATCTGGGTCAGGTAGCTCAGGGTGGCCTCGCCACCGTAGGCCTGCCAGTTGGTGTTGCTGACGAAGCTGATGGCGGTGTTGAACGCCAGCGCCGGGCTCACGGCGGGCATCCCCGCGGGGTTGAGCGGCAGGGCTCCCTGCGCACGCTGCAGCAGGTAGACGGCGAGGAAGCTCACCCCGCTGAAGAGCAGGACGGCCGCGGCGTACCGCTGCCAGGTCATCTCCTCGTGCGGCTGCACCCCGAGCAGGCGATAGCACAGCCGCTCGGCGGGCGCCAGCAGCCGGCCCAGCGGGTGTGGCTCGCCCTCGTACACCCGGGCCATGTAGCTCCCCAGTGGTTTGACGAGCGCGAGCAGCACCCCGAGGTAGAGGGCCAGCTGCAGCAGGGCGTTGGTGGTCATGAGAACATCTCCGGCCGGAGGAGGGCCGCGAGCAGGTAGCCAAGCAGGCACAGGGCGATGACGCCCACCACGATGAGCAGCACCATGGGGCTAGACCTTTTCCGCCAGGCGCACCAGCCCCCAGGTCAGGAGCCCGAGACCGATCGCCAGCACCAGCAGCAGGAGTTCCACAGCCACGTCCAGTTGGGGTGACGGACAAGCTAGGGGCGGGGAGATCAGGGCGGGGTCTGGAAGGGGGGCCCGGGCATCAGGATTTCGTCAGGATCGGCCCCCGGAGGGGTGGGGTGGTGCCCCGGCTCGCCGCGGACGGGGGCGGGTCTTATTTTCCGCCCATGACCAACCAGAGCCAGCCGGGCCCGCTCAGCATCCTCTCCGAAGAAGAGGAGCTGTTCCGCAGCACCGTCCGTGAGTTCGCCGAGACCGAGATCCTGCCCCACGTCCATGCCATGGACGAGGCGGCAAAGTTCGATCCCGCCATCATCGCCAAGTTCTTCGGGCTGGGCCTGATGGGCATCGAGGTCCCGGAGGAGTTCGGGGGCGCGGGCGGCGGCATCTTCCTGGCCGCCCTCGCCATCGAGGAGCTGGCCCGGGTGGACGCCTCGGCGGCCATCTACGTCGACGTCCACAACACCCTGTTCAACAACGCGCTGCTGCGCTGGGGCAACGACGAGCAGAAGGCCCGCCTCTTTCCCCGCCTGACCGCCAGCCTCCTCGGCGCCTTCGCGCTGTCGGAGCCCGCCAGCGGCAGCGACGCGTTCGCGCTCGAGACCCGGGCCGACGACAAGGGCACCCACTGGGAGCTCACGGGCCGGAAGTTCTGGATCACCAACGGCGGCGAGGCCGGCATCTTCCTGATCTTCGCCAACACCGACTTTGCCAAGGGCTACAAGGGCATCACCGCCTTCCTGGTGGAACGCGATTTCCCCGGCTTCGCGGTGGGCAAGAAGGAGAACAAGCTGGGCATCCGCGCCTCGAGCACCACCGAGCTGATCCTGGAGTCGTGCCGGGTGCCCAAGGAGAACGTGCTCGGGCCGGTGGGCATCGGCTACAAGATCGCCATCGAGACGCTGAACGAGGGCCGCATCGGCATCGGGGCACAGATGATCGGCGTGGCCCAAGGCGCGCTCGACGCCGCGGTGGCGTACGTGAAGGAGCGGAAGCAGTTCGGCAAGGCGATCGGCGAGTTCCAGGGGGTGCAGTTCCAGCTGGGCCAGATGGCCACGGAACTCGAGGCCGCCCGGCTGCTGGTGTACAACACCGCGCGGCTCAAGGACCGGGGGCTGCCCTTCCAGCGTGAGGCCGCGATGGCCAAGCTCTACAGCTCACAGATGGCCGACCGCACCACCAGCAAGTGCCTCGAGCTCTTCGGCGGATACGGGTACTCCAAGGAGTACCCCGCGGAGAAGTTCTACCGCGACGCCAAGATCGGCACGATCTACGAAGGCACGAGCAACATGCAGCTGCAGACCATCGCCAAGCTGCTGCTCAAGTAACCCCGCTTCGCTCACCCCCCGGCCGGGCCCGCTGGTCCGGCCGGAGGTTGAGCCCCCGCTGGCCCCCCTCTTGCACTTCTTCCCGGCAGCCGGCGGCAACCCGCGCCGACACCCCGTTCCAAGTTGTTGCCCTGCCATGGGTTGCCAAGTTGGCGCCCACCGGTAGATTGGCCGGTTCACCCGAATCGCTTCAGCGGACCGGCAGGATTGCCGAGGATTCTGAGAGACCCCGGAGTTTTTTGCCCTGTGCGCCTGATCACACGTTGCATCCTGACCGTCTCCGCGGTGGCGCTCTGCGCCACGGCGGTGCCGTCGCGAGGCGTGGCACAGGAGCTCCCCCGGACCCTCAAGACCCGCCTTGACCAGTGGTACCGGACTGCCCGCCGCTCGGCCCCGGGGACCTGGGGCATCGTGGTCGCGGACCAGCAGGGCCAGATCCTCTGGAGCGTGAACCCCGACACCCCGCTCATCCCCGCCAGCACCGTGAAGCTGCTCACCACCGGCTACGCCCGCTCGGTCCTGGGTGGCGATGCTCGGCAGAGCACGCGGGTGGTGGGCTACGGCGCCCTGGATGAAAGCACCGGGGAGTGGAACGGTCGCTGGGCCCTCGAGCTCAACGGCGATCCGACCCTCGAAAGCCCCGACGGCAGCGGGCCCAGGCTGCAGGACCTGGCCAACCAGCTCGCCGCCTCCGGGGTGCGTCAGCTGCGGGGACCGCTCACGGTCCTGAGCGCCGACGGCACGCCGGCGGAGGCGCACTTCCCCACCGTGTGGAACCGGGGCAACTGGGGCAGCCTCTACACCCCGCTGGTCGGCGCGTTGACCCTGCACGAGAACGTGGTGTGGTTGCATGTCGCGCCGGGCCGCAAGGTCGGCGCGCGGCCGACGCTGGTGCAGACCTCGCCCGCCGGGCTCAATGCGCTGGTGACAGTGCACGCCAGCACCGTGGGTGGCCGCCGTTCGCGGCTCCGGATCCGGCGCATGGCGGACGGCGGCTACCTGGTGACGGGCGCGGTGGGCGTGGGCGCCGGCGTGCGCCGCCTGGTGACGGTGGCCGGCGATCCGCGGGCGGTGCTGGCCGCCGCGTGGGCCCGCGCGCTCGAGCAGGCCGGCATCGCGTGGGACCGGACGCCGTCCCCGATCCTGGTGGAGAACCCGCCCACCGAGGTCATGGCCTCCGTGGAATCGGCGACCTTCGATTCGGTGGCGTACGAAGTCAACCGGCGCAGCCTCAACATCGGCGCCGAACTGCTGCTGCGCTGGGCCGCCGGCCCGGACCGCGGCCCTGAACTGCTGACCGAGCACGTCCAGCAGATGGCCGGCGTGGCGGGCGGCGTGAAGCTGGTGGACGGCAGCGGCATGTCACACCAGGACCGCGTCACGTCGGCCACCTTCATCTATTACATGGCGAACTTCCAGAACACGCCGGCGGGGCGGAACTTCCCCTACCTGCTCCCGGCCAACGGCGTGGGCACCTTGGCGCGCCTGGCGGGCGGCCTGCCGGCGGCGGGGGTGGTCCGGGCCAAGACCGGCACCCTCAATGGCGTCTCCAGCCTGGTGGGATACCTGGGCCGACGCGACGGCATGTTCCTCGTCTCACTGCTGTACAACGGGCCCCGTTCCAAGACCGCCAAGCGGCACCAATGGGCCGCCTTCCGCCTGCTGGGCGCCGACGGCGCCTCGATTCCCGCCGACGGTGCCGAGGACATGACCGACCCGATCGGTGAACTGGGTGGCGACCAGGCCCGGGAGTAGTCCCCGGCGCGGCATCGCACCTGTCACGCAAGCCCCTCCACACCAACCACATACAGCCGCATCCCCGACCCGCGCCAACCGGC encodes:
- the kdpA gene encoding potassium-transporting ATPase subunit KdpA, with amino-acid sequence MTTNALLQLALYLGVLLALVKPLGSYMARVYEGEPHPLGRLLAPAERLCYRLLGVQPHEEMTWQRYAAAVLLFSGVSFLAVYLLQRAQGALPLNPAGMPAVSPALAFNTAISFVSNTNWQAYGGEATLSYLTQMLGLTVQNFVSAAAGMAVLVALARGIARHETSQLGSFWADLVRGTVYILLPLSVVLALSLVSQGVVQSFAPYQSATLVEAMGPDTARVTTQVLPLGPAASQVAIKQLGTNGGGFFNVNSAHPFENPTPFSDFLQVLSILLIPAALCYTFGRLIRDPRQGWTLLAAMTLVFVVLLVPTVLAEQSSSPPLVALGADQGATPLQAGGNMEGKEVRFGVTGSALWAVATTAASNGSVNAMHDSFTPLGGLMPLLLMQLGEIIYGGVGSGLYGMLLFAIVTVFIAGLMVGRTPEYLGKKIEAYEMKMASLAILVPNLLVLACTAVAVATGAGRAGVFNPGPHGFSEVLYAFSSMSNNNGSAFGGLGAGSTFYTVLGGVAMWLGRFGVLVPTLAVAGSLARKKKVPVGVGTLPTHTPHFVLLLIGTIVLVGALTHLPGLALGPVVEHLQLHAR
- the kdpF gene encoding K(+)-transporting ATPase subunit F, whose translation is MVLLIVVGVIALCLLGYLLAALLRPEMFS
- a CDS encoding acyl-CoA dehydrogenase; translation: MTNQSQPGPLSILSEEEELFRSTVREFAETEILPHVHAMDEAAKFDPAIIAKFFGLGLMGIEVPEEFGGAGGGIFLAALAIEELARVDASAAIYVDVHNTLFNNALLRWGNDEQKARLFPRLTASLLGAFALSEPASGSDAFALETRADDKGTHWELTGRKFWITNGGEAGIFLIFANTDFAKGYKGITAFLVERDFPGFAVGKKENKLGIRASSTTELILESCRVPKENVLGPVGIGYKIAIETLNEGRIGIGAQMIGVAQGALDAAVAYVKERKQFGKAIGEFQGVQFQLGQMATELEAARLLVYNTARLKDRGLPFQREAAMAKLYSSQMADRTTSKCLELFGGYGYSKEYPAEKFYRDAKIGTIYEGTSNMQLQTIAKLLLK
- the dacB gene encoding D-alanyl-D-alanine carboxypeptidase/D-alanyl-D-alanine-endopeptidase, whose protein sequence is MRLITRCILTVSAVALCATAVPSRGVAQELPRTLKTRLDQWYRTARRSAPGTWGIVVADQQGQILWSVNPDTPLIPASTVKLLTTGYARSVLGGDARQSTRVVGYGALDESTGEWNGRWALELNGDPTLESPDGSGPRLQDLANQLAASGVRQLRGPLTVLSADGTPAEAHFPTVWNRGNWGSLYTPLVGALTLHENVVWLHVAPGRKVGARPTLVQTSPAGLNALVTVHASTVGGRRSRLRIRRMADGGYLVTGAVGVGAGVRRLVTVAGDPRAVLAAAWARALEQAGIAWDRTPSPILVENPPTEVMASVESATFDSVAYEVNRRSLNIGAELLLRWAAGPDRGPELLTEHVQQMAGVAGGVKLVDGSGMSHQDRVTSATFIYYMANFQNTPAGRNFPYLLPANGVGTLARLAGGLPAAGVVRAKTGTLNGVSSLVGYLGRRDGMFLVSLLYNGPRSKTAKRHQWAAFRLLGADGASIPADGAEDMTDPIGELGGDQARE